ttggATGtgggtccgctgcatgcaaggcaaatgccctaacctactgtgctgttgcttcagccccagatgcaagatattttgttcttgtttttgttttggggtcatacctggtggtgctggagagatagcacagtgatagggcatttgccttgtatggagctgatccaggacaggtgatggtttgaatcccagcatcctaatatggtcccctgtgcctgccaggagcaacttctgagcacagagccaggagtaacccctgagcgccaccaggtgtgacccccccaaataaaaaacaaacaaaaaaaatcaaactatcaAAGTTTGATCTTCCTTTCCCCATAGGGAATCCATgggaatttaagagaaaaatcaagGTCACAGACCAGGTCATTTATTGCCTCACCAATGATTTCTTGGAACACAAAATAGGAAACTGGCCAGTCACTTGGTCATGGTCACTGGGCTGGTGAGAGGCAAAGGCAGGATTTGAGCTTTGGACTGTCCACTTGTGCTCAACCTCAATGCCAGACACATGCTTGGACTGTGGCATAGCCCAGCATAGACAGACCTGCCTGCAGAGGCTTTATAATGTGGATCTTGAGGCTGACAGATACCAGTGAGAGACAGGGGGACCACTGTGGAAGGGAGTTCTAATGGAAGTAGGTAACAAAGGTGAAGCATACTTTGACAGGAACAGAAGCAGATTCTGAACCTGGCTGTATACCTGTTGTGTGTCCCTACACGCAAAGTGCTTACCTTTTTGAGCCTTGAATTCTTATGTGTAAAAGGGGATTATGCGGTACTTTCTAGGATTTGAGATGAGGTTTGAGTGAGCTAATAATATACCTAGTGCATTAGGTACAAAGTAAACTGAATTGCAGTGTTATTATTGCCATAACAGCTATTTTTACTAAACTCAAACACCAGGCAGATAGTTTGCATGGTCAGAGCAAGTTGTGAAAGAAGCTCAGGGAGCTCTGTAGAAGAATTAAGTACTTGCAGCTGACACTCTCAATCaaccccccagcactgcatggttacCCCAGCACAACTAAGAGTGatctcagctcagagccaggagtaacccctgagaaccagtTGGCATTCATTCCCTCACTCCACAAAGAAGATCCAGTTCCTGTGGAAAAGGTTAATCGCCTTGTTGGAGATTTTGAGGTTAAAGCAAGTTAAGAAAATTGGGTCTGAGGTCCAGGAGAAGGAGCGAAAGCTGCATTCATTGAATGGACTCCTGAGAAACAAATTAGCCAAAAGGAGGCTAGATTGGTTCCATGGCCCTGTATGATAGACTGAAGTACTGAAAATCCCTTCCATCTCAGGTCACAATGAATCAAGGTCAGGAGGAGGGGTAGCAGACAGCAATATAGGACTGGGTGTGGGAACTGATCTAAGTCTATGATCTTGCCAGAATGTGTCTGTATTGAATGGTACTGTGCTACTAGAGCTCTGTCAGCCTGCAAAGTAGATATGAGGCCTCGCTGGGCAGTTGGgggagtgtaaagccagaagcaGGTTCTGATTGCTGAGACCTGAATGAGGAAGACTGGAGTTTACAGGTCAGAGGATCAAGTTTGGTGGATTGGAATGGTTGgaccagggtctcaaactcaatttacctggggactccAGGAGGCAAAgttagggtgatccttgagtgcaaagtcagtagtaaaccttgaacattggggggtgtgacccaaacaactaaaacaaaacaaaacaaaaaaagatgggcccagagagatagcacagcggcgtttgccttgcaagcagccgatccaggaccaaaggtggttggttcgaatcccggtgtcccatatggtcccccgtgcctgccaggagctatttctgagcagacagccaggagtgacccctgagcaccgctggttgtggtcccaaaacaaaaaaaaacaaaaacaaaaacaaaaacaaaaaaataaaaaagattcatctagggcagggccacaaaatgctgtacggagggctgcaaacggcccgcaggccgcgagtttgagacccctgggttgGACTCTGGTGGGAGATATGACTTGAATGAGGCATTAAAGGATGGTCAGATAGAAGACTTCTAGGAAGGAAAACAATGAAGAGAAGGGCTCCAAGGCAGAAAGGTGAGCCTGTTGAGAAGACAGAGAATTACTAGGTTAGATTGAGGACCTTCTTTGTCcaggggagaaggagaagagcCTGCAAGGCCACTCCAGAGATCCTTGAATGCCAGGATCTTTTGGGCAAGGATGCGTCCAGCTGGCAGTGGGGAATCCTTCAAAAGTTCTTCAGCAAGAGCAAAGTTTATTCTAACTGGATGCTGAACATGCTGGATGCTGAGTTGGGGAGATTGTAGGAGTATGTGGGTGCAACCAAACTGAGAAGGGCTTTAGTTCCAAGGTCATTTAAGACTCTGGAGGATCCCTGGATCCCTTGGGTGGGAGGTATATGGCATCACAAGCAGAAAACCCCTGCAGGAGGATGGCTGATTTAGACTTGCTTCTTGAAAAAAGATCTTATCTCCTCAAGGTATAGACCTGCCCTGAAAAACCAGCTTGACTACACAGCCCTTTGTTCCACAATCCCTCAGTTTCCTTCTCTGTAAACTGGGCATGATGGACCCTATCTTCAAGGCAAGTGTGTGATGAAtgagaagatgaagaaagaaatatattagaTCATAGTAGGTGCTGAAGGGAAGGTGTTCCCTTCTCATTTCACTGTATGCAAACACTCAGGGACAGACACTGGCCTTCCAGTCACTTCCCACTGTCTGGAGCTCTACCTTCAGAAGTCATTTCATTCCTTTCGCCTGACATTCATTGTTCATTCAACCAGCACTCACACTGCATTTCTGAGCACCTGTTCTGTGCCAGGTGGATGACACAGAGTTACGGTAGACCCCTGCTCCTTGACCTTCAAGAGTTTATTTCCTCATCCATTCAGCTATTCATCAGGAGCCCCTCTACAGGCTTTGGGGGGAAGGCAATGGGGTCTACTTGGAGGGCGGAAGTGAGCATTGTGGATTGAATGGGCCCCGTGGGTCATGCATCTGCATCCGGGAAGAGAAGAAAGCCAGAGAAGACACTGTTGGCCCCCTCCATGGCCACTAGGGAATTTTTCTCGGTGGCTTGCAGATACACCTGCTCCCGGAGGCCCAGCTTGAGGACCACGCCCCCCGTGGTGACCTGGAAGGAGCTTTGGACATAGTCACAGAAAGTGACCACTTTCTTCATGGGATTGATACCGTGGAGAAGGTTCACACACAGGTTCCCCCGTGAGCTGGCATGGTAAGTGAAGTAGTAGAGGCCGGGCACAGTGCAGGTAAACTTGCCACTGCGGGGTTCATAGTTGGCATTCTCGTTGGTGATCATCTGGTCGAAGCGGATGACCTGGTCCTTACGCAGAATGCTGTTGATGGTTCGCTTGGCCGAGAAGGCGATTTTCTGAGTGGCCTTGTAGTCTCCGGATTCACCCTTAAGGCCAAAGGGTCCAGGGGGCCCTGGGGAACCTTTGGGGCCAACGGGGCCCTTGGGACCAACTTTTCCTGGATTTCCTGGATTTCCTACATCCCCCTTCTCTCCAAGTTCTCCATGGTCTCCAGCTAATCCTGGCAACCCTGAAGAAGCAAAAGCGAGTGATATGGGACCTGAGATCACAGAGAACTAATGTAAGGAGGCCTGTAGGCCTGGCTGTGTGGCCTGGGGTGGGTCCCTAACCCTTTCTGGGTCTCCACTTTCCACCTGCGAGAAGGAGCAGAGTTGGTTTGGAGGAATGATCAACCGGGGTCTCCAAGTCTCTTTTTGCCCCATCTTCTTGAATAGGGATGTTACGACAACAGCTCCCCCAGAAACTTCGGGACTCCCCTCTGCAGCCTTTCCCTAAGGCAGATGTCCTGAAAATCAGCCACATCCTCGTCTGCTTAACCTGGAAATGGGTCACAGTATCTTTCTCATTCCACTCTCCATGTGCCCTTGGCTTGACCTAAAATTTTATTCCAGCAAAGCTCTATTTGGGCAGCCTGGCGATGTTTATGGGAGGAAGGCCAAGGGCTGGATGTGTGGATAGGATTGACAGCTAGCTGTGTTTCTCAtatgacattttctttaaaaaatttaaattgaattgcccagttaaaaattgttttagttgAATAGTGGTGAagtacaaagttacaaagttattaactTTTAGGTATATTatgtcacattttttaaattgtgtccCTGGACTGAGTCACCTTCTCTGAGGCTGCTGATATTTGTGGGATTATGAGGATAAAATGAGATTATGTAAGGAAAGTTCATGGCTAGAACCTCAGGTTCAAGGAATGGATTAACTATGATTATGGGTTTATGTATGGGGTTATGGCAAGAAGTGTAATCGGAACCCTGTGACACCTCACAGCTGCATTATTGCCCACATTTCACAGGTGGTAAAAGGAGTTCCAGGAGGTGGAGGTACCGCAGAGCTGCGTGGCTAGAGTGGGAGGAATATGCTTTCTACCTGAGGTCAGAGTCTCTGTCTCAACATTTACCAGCCTgccaaggaaagtctcttttgataTCCATTTTCTTGCCTATAAGTTGGGAATCAGAATTCCTACCTTGCTGAGTTATTGCCAGGGCTTATCAAGCAGCAAGAACTGCCAACTTTGCCATCCTAAGCTGTCACTTGGGAGGTAGGAGCTGGGTTTTTGGC
This window of the Suncus etruscus isolate mSunEtr1 chromosome 6, mSunEtr1.pri.cur, whole genome shotgun sequence genome carries:
- the C1QB gene encoding complement C1q subcomponent subunit B — translated: MKISRDRVLALLPLLILALLGSCQAQSTCTGPSAIPGIPGIPGIPGTDGKPGTPGIKGDQGLPGLAGDHGELGEKGDVGNPGNPGKVGPKGPVGPKGSPGPPGPFGLKGESGDYKATQKIAFSAKRTINSILRKDQVIRFDQMITNENANYEPRSGKFTCTVPGLYYFTYHASSRGNLCVNLLHGINPMKKVVTFCDYVQSSFQVTTGGVVLKLGLREQVYLQATEKNSLVAMEGANSVFSGFLLFPDADA